In a single window of the Leisingera daeponensis DSM 23529 genome:
- a CDS encoding WGR domain-containing protein translates to MHIRFEKYDHAEGNHRYCLLTLTPTLFGDWCVERVSGPLNAPGGAQKRTYFAGHAEALAIFEGFRDRQLKRGFAPIPVQLGLL, encoded by the coding sequence TTGCACATCCGTTTCGAGAAATACGACCACGCCGAAGGCAATCACCGCTATTGCCTCCTGACCCTGACGCCGACGCTGTTCGGCGACTGGTGTGTCGAGCGTGTGTCCGGGCCGCTGAACGCGCCCGGCGGGGCGCAGAAGCGGACCTATTTCGCCGGGCATGCGGAGGCGCTGGCGATTTTCGAAGGGTTCCGGGACCGGCAGCTGAAACGCGGCTTTGCGCCGATCCCGGTGCAGCTGGGACTGCTGTAG
- the hisA gene encoding 1-(5-phosphoribosyl)-5-[(5-phosphoribosylamino)methylideneamino]imidazole-4-carboxamide isomerase — protein sequence MILYPAIDLKDGQAVRLLHGEMDKTTVFNDNPAAQALEFVEAGCEWLHLVDLNGAFAGEPVNAAPVEEILKQTKVPAQLGGGIRDMATIERWIDKGLARVILGTVAVENPDLVREAAREFPGKVAVGIDARNGKVATKGWAEETDVMVTDLAKSFEDAGVAAIIYTDILRDGAMKGPNVEATADLANAVSIPVIASGGVSSLDDLRALKTCGAPLNGAISGRALYDGAIGLKEALAVLKA from the coding sequence ATGATCCTCTACCCCGCGATTGACCTCAAAGACGGCCAGGCCGTGCGCCTGCTGCATGGCGAAATGGACAAGACCACCGTGTTCAACGACAACCCCGCCGCGCAGGCGCTGGAGTTTGTCGAAGCGGGCTGCGAATGGCTGCATCTGGTGGACCTCAACGGCGCCTTTGCCGGGGAGCCGGTGAATGCCGCGCCGGTTGAGGAAATCCTGAAGCAGACCAAGGTGCCCGCGCAGCTGGGCGGCGGCATCCGCGATATGGCCACCATCGAGCGCTGGATTGATAAGGGCCTGGCGCGGGTCATCCTGGGCACCGTGGCGGTGGAGAACCCGGACCTGGTGCGCGAGGCGGCGCGGGAATTCCCCGGCAAGGTCGCGGTCGGCATCGACGCCCGCAACGGCAAAGTCGCCACCAAGGGCTGGGCAGAGGAAACCGATGTGATGGTCACCGACCTCGCCAAGTCGTTCGAGGACGCGGGCGTTGCCGCGATCATCTATACCGACATCCTGCGCGACGGCGCGATGAAGGGCCCGAATGTCGAGGCCACCGCCGATCTGGCCAACGCGGTCAGCATCCCGGTGATTGCCTCCGGCGGCGTGTCCTCGCTGGACGATCTGCGGGCGCTGAAAACCTGCGGCGCGCCTTTGAACGGTGCGATTTCCGGCCGGGCGCTTTATGATGGCGCCATCGGCCTGAAAGAGGCGCTGGCGGTTCTAAAAGCCTGA
- the hisH gene encoding imidazole glycerol phosphate synthase subunit HisH gives MLTAIIDYESGNLHSAEKAFQRMAREMDAGEVVVTSDADVVARADRLVLPGDGAFPACAAELRGHKGIYDAMVEAVEQKGRPFLGICVGMQLMATTGHEYTETPGLGWVGGDVVKITPADPALKVPHMGWNDLVIDQAHPVFDGIESGDHVYFVHSYHFRVANPAERLAHVDYAGDVTAVIGRDTMIGMQFHPEKSQATGLRMIGNFLTWQP, from the coding sequence ATGCTGACCGCGATCATCGACTACGAATCCGGCAACCTGCACTCCGCCGAAAAAGCCTTTCAGCGCATGGCGCGGGAGATGGACGCTGGCGAGGTTGTGGTGACCTCTGACGCCGATGTGGTGGCCCGCGCCGACCGGCTGGTGCTGCCCGGCGACGGCGCCTTTCCGGCCTGCGCGGCCGAGCTGCGCGGCCACAAGGGCATTTATGACGCCATGGTTGAAGCGGTGGAACAGAAGGGCCGCCCGTTCCTGGGCATCTGCGTCGGCATGCAGCTGATGGCGACCACAGGGCATGAATACACCGAGACGCCGGGCCTTGGCTGGGTTGGCGGCGATGTGGTGAAGATCACGCCGGCGGACCCCGCCCTGAAAGTGCCGCATATGGGCTGGAACGATCTGGTGATCGACCAGGCACACCCGGTGTTTGACGGGATCGAGAGCGGTGACCACGTGTATTTCGTGCATTCTTACCATTTCCGCGTGGCCAACCCGGCAGAGCGGCTGGCGCATGTGGACTATGCGGGCGACGTCACCGCTGTCATCGGGCGCGACACCATGATCGGAATGCAGTTCCACCCGGAAAAAAGCCAGGCCACCGGGCTGCGCATGATCGGCAACTTCCTGACCTGGCAACCTTAA
- a CDS encoding DUF2147 domain-containing protein yields the protein MKHLLAGVAVALGLAGAAAADPVLGVWKTQTDDGSYAHIQMAKCGPAVCGKIARTFNSEGEYKSPNLGKTLVIDMVPNGDGSYEGKVWRPSNNKIYIGKMDLAGSSLALRGCVAGGLICSKQTWTRVQ from the coding sequence ATGAAACATCTTCTGGCAGGTGTGGCTGTGGCCTTGGGGCTGGCGGGCGCTGCGGCGGCGGACCCGGTTCTGGGCGTCTGGAAAACCCAGACCGACGACGGCTCCTATGCCCATATCCAGATGGCCAAATGCGGCCCCGCGGTCTGCGGCAAGATCGCCCGCACCTTCAACAGCGAGGGGGAGTACAAGTCCCCGAACCTCGGCAAGACGCTGGTGATCGACATGGTCCCCAACGGTGACGGCTCTTACGAGGGCAAGGTCTGGCGGCCGTCCAACAACAAGATCTACATCGGCAAGATGGATCTGGCGGGCAGCTCGCTGGCCCTGCGCGGCTGCGTTGCGGGCGGTCTCATCTGCTCGAAACAAACCTGGACCCGCGTCCAGTAA
- a CDS encoding AraC family transcriptional regulator codes for MDRLTTLMDRFQLAVQAARPGQANLIALADSGGAPVRIRYCTKGAMEGLDPDAVMWAAQVEWSGQSNPFLAALPPVVDYDITSNAEAQGLVRLMQEEAEGQHCGAQSVINRLGEVLMVHLLRNQIRRGATGPGLLAGLADPRLSRAIVAMHDHPGRLWTNADLAQEAGLSLSRFAELFAAEVGETPIGYLRRWRLILAHQDLARGDRVEAVARRYAYTSPEGFTRAFRKAYGLAPVSVRTSAA; via the coding sequence ATGGACCGCCTCACCACCTTGATGGACCGTTTCCAGCTGGCGGTGCAGGCCGCCCGGCCGGGGCAGGCCAATCTGATCGCGCTTGCGGACAGCGGCGGCGCGCCGGTGCGTATCCGCTACTGCACCAAGGGGGCGATGGAGGGGCTGGACCCGGACGCGGTCATGTGGGCGGCGCAGGTGGAATGGTCGGGCCAGAGCAACCCGTTTCTGGCCGCGCTGCCGCCGGTGGTGGACTATGACATCACCAGCAACGCCGAGGCGCAGGGGCTGGTGCGGCTGATGCAGGAGGAGGCCGAGGGCCAGCACTGCGGCGCGCAGTCGGTGATTAACCGGCTGGGCGAGGTGCTGATGGTGCATCTGCTGCGCAACCAGATCCGGAGGGGCGCGACCGGGCCCGGGCTCTTGGCGGGCCTTGCCGATCCGCGCCTCAGCCGGGCCATCGTGGCGATGCATGATCATCCGGGCAGGCTTTGGACCAACGCCGATCTGGCGCAGGAGGCGGGGCTGTCGCTGTCACGCTTTGCCGAGCTGTTCGCTGCCGAAGTCGGGGAAACCCCGATCGGCTACCTGCGCCGCTGGCGGCTGATCCTGGCGCATCAGGATCTTGCGCGCGGCGACCGGGTGGAGGCGGTGGCCCGCCGCTACGCCTACACCAGCCCCGAAGGCTTCACCCGCGCCTTCCGCAAGGCGTACGGCTTGGCGCCGGTTTCAGTGCGCACCTCGGCGGCCTGA
- a CDS encoding DNA cytosine methyltransferase: protein MLTSVELCAGAGGQALGLEAAGFDHTALVEIDKHCCATLRHNRPAWNVLEEDVRKFKEVAGDYKGIDLLAGGLPCPPFSVAGKQLGEKDERNLFDDAIEIVDATRPRAVMIENVRGFLDAVFHDYREKLKKQLSKLGYETDWRLLNASDFGVPQLRPRVAIVALRKEFSGQFNWPEPLPHNPPTVGATLIDLMKERGWRGADDWAAKADEIAPTIVGGSKKHGGPDLGPTRARRAWAALGVEGRTIANEAPDPFHNDMPRLTVRMVARIQGFPDAWHFTGAKTNAYRQVGNAFPPPVAEAVARELRAAIAKPKLHAVRA, encoded by the coding sequence ATGCTGACATCGGTAGAACTATGCGCAGGTGCGGGCGGCCAGGCCCTCGGTCTCGAGGCGGCGGGCTTTGATCACACCGCGCTGGTTGAGATCGACAAGCATTGCTGCGCCACCCTGCGCCACAACCGCCCGGCGTGGAACGTGCTGGAAGAGGACGTGCGCAAGTTCAAGGAAGTTGCGGGCGACTACAAGGGAATCGATCTCTTGGCCGGCGGCCTGCCCTGCCCGCCGTTTTCAGTGGCGGGCAAACAGCTGGGCGAGAAGGACGAGCGCAACCTGTTCGACGATGCGATCGAGATCGTCGACGCGACCCGCCCCCGCGCCGTGATGATCGAAAACGTGCGCGGCTTTCTGGATGCGGTGTTCCATGACTACCGCGAGAAGCTGAAGAAGCAGCTGTCGAAGCTGGGATATGAGACCGACTGGCGGCTGCTGAATGCCTCCGATTTCGGAGTGCCGCAGTTGCGGCCGCGGGTGGCCATTGTTGCGCTGCGCAAGGAGTTTTCCGGCCAGTTCAACTGGCCCGAGCCGCTGCCGCACAACCCGCCGACCGTCGGGGCCACGCTGATTGACCTGATGAAAGAACGCGGCTGGCGCGGGGCGGATGACTGGGCGGCCAAGGCGGATGAGATTGCGCCAACTATTGTGGGCGGCTCCAAGAAACACGGCGGCCCGGACCTGGGCCCGACCCGCGCGCGGCGCGCCTGGGCGGCCCTGGGCGTTGAGGGGCGCACCATCGCCAATGAGGCGCCGGACCCGTTCCACAACGACATGCCGCGCCTGACGGTGCGGATGGTGGCGCGTATCCAGGGCTTCCCGGACGCATGGCATTTCACCGGCGCCAAGACCAATGCCTACCGCCAGGTCGGCAATGCCTTCCCGCCGCCGGTGGCCGAGGCGGTGGCGCGGGAGCTGAGGGCGGCGATTGCCAAGCCGAAGCTTCATGCCGTGCGGGCGTAA
- a CDS encoding aminotransferase codes for MDMAPVIYPTTNFTATEQLCLDRGEGIYVYDTDGNKYIEGLAGLWCTSLGYSNTEVMDAITEQLHKLPFTHTFGGKTHKPIMELAEKLKAMVPVEDAYIFFGNSGSDANDTHYKMLRYYFNAIGKPEKRKIITRERGYHGVTVAAGSLTSLPANLAHFDAPLEALHILRSDAPHYYTGRRGNETEEQFVDRIINNLEEQILAEDPDTIAAMIVEPITGASGVIVPPEGYYEKLQAVLRKHGILIWADEVICGFGRTGADFGCTTMGIKPDLMTFAKQLSSAYFPISASVIPGWMYEAMIAQTNEVGVFGHGYTYSGHPAACAAALKTLEIYERDNLFEHAAEVGAYMQVQLREIFTDHPLVGEVRGKGLIAALELVSNKTTGASFDKGAAGAAAQKACQENGLILRAVAGNALALCPPLIITKAEVDDMLARMKTAVDTAYAELQDKGLIAA; via the coding sequence TTGGACATGGCCCCAGTCATCTATCCCACCACCAATTTCACCGCGACAGAACAGCTCTGCCTGGACCGCGGCGAAGGCATCTATGTTTATGACACGGACGGCAACAAATACATCGAAGGGCTGGCCGGCCTGTGGTGCACCTCGCTGGGCTACAGCAACACCGAGGTGATGGACGCGATCACCGAGCAGCTGCACAAGCTGCCGTTCACCCACACCTTCGGCGGCAAGACCCACAAGCCGATCATGGAGCTGGCCGAAAAGCTGAAGGCGATGGTGCCGGTGGAGGATGCCTATATCTTCTTCGGCAACTCCGGCTCGGACGCCAATGACACGCATTACAAGATGCTGCGCTATTACTTCAATGCCATCGGCAAGCCGGAGAAGCGCAAGATCATCACCCGCGAGCGCGGCTATCACGGGGTGACCGTTGCTGCCGGCTCGCTGACCTCCCTGCCCGCGAATCTGGCGCATTTCGACGCACCGCTGGAGGCGCTGCACATCCTGCGCTCGGACGCGCCGCACTATTACACCGGCCGCCGGGGCAACGAGACCGAGGAGCAGTTTGTCGACCGGATCATCAATAACCTGGAAGAGCAGATCCTGGCGGAAGACCCCGACACCATCGCCGCGATGATCGTGGAGCCGATCACCGGCGCATCGGGCGTGATCGTGCCGCCGGAGGGCTACTACGAGAAGCTGCAGGCGGTGCTGCGCAAGCATGGCATCCTGATCTGGGCCGATGAGGTGATCTGCGGCTTCGGGCGCACCGGTGCCGATTTCGGCTGCACCACCATGGGCATCAAGCCGGACCTGATGACCTTTGCCAAGCAGCTGAGCTCGGCCTATTTCCCGATCTCGGCCTCGGTCATTCCCGGCTGGATGTATGAGGCGATGATCGCGCAGACCAATGAGGTCGGTGTGTTCGGCCACGGCTATACCTATTCCGGCCACCCGGCGGCCTGTGCGGCGGCGCTGAAGACGCTGGAGATCTATGAGCGCGACAACCTGTTCGAGCACGCCGCCGAGGTGGGCGCCTATATGCAGGTGCAGCTGCGCGAGATCTTCACCGACCACCCGCTGGTGGGCGAGGTGCGCGGCAAGGGGCTGATCGCGGCGCTGGAGCTGGTGTCGAACAAGACCACTGGCGCCAGCTTTGACAAGGGTGCCGCGGGCGCGGCTGCGCAGAAGGCCTGCCAGGAGAACGGGCTGATCCTGCGGGCGGTGGCCGGCAATGCGCTGGCGCTGTGCCCGCCGCTGATCATCACCAAGGCAGAGGTGGACGATATGCTGGCCCGGATGAAGACCGCGGTTGATACCGCCTATGCAGAATTGCAGGACAAAGGGCTGATCGCGGCCTGA
- a CDS encoding DUF302 domain-containing protein, whose translation MTKSLFLAGAVTLAAALPAAAELVTVQSQKPVAETMDALQAAVEGAGATVFARVDHAAGAQTAGMELPGSQLLIFGNPKLGTPAMQADMRAGLYLPLKVLAYEDADGQVWLTYQDPAEMLSGLDIPADAEFIAKMQGALGKLTSKAAE comes from the coding sequence ATGACCAAGAGTCTTTTCCTCGCCGGTGCCGTCACCCTCGCCGCCGCACTGCCCGCCGCCGCGGAGCTGGTGACCGTGCAAAGTCAGAAACCCGTGGCCGAAACCATGGACGCGCTGCAAGCCGCTGTAGAGGGCGCGGGTGCCACCGTCTTTGCCCGGGTGGACCACGCCGCAGGCGCGCAGACCGCAGGGATGGAGCTGCCGGGCTCGCAGCTTCTGATCTTCGGCAACCCCAAGCTCGGCACCCCGGCGATGCAGGCGGACATGCGGGCAGGGCTCTATCTGCCGCTCAAGGTTCTGGCTTATGAGGATGCGGACGGCCAGGTCTGGCTCACCTATCAGGACCCGGCAGAGATGCTGTCGGGCCTTGATATCCCGGCCGATGCGGAATTCATCGCCAAAATGCAGGGGGCCTTGGGCAAGCTGACCTCCAAGGCAGCGGAATAG
- a CDS encoding Lrp/AsnC family transcriptional regulator, translated as MSICVFVQIRCKPGTTYKVAEEIALREIHSELYSTSGNFDLLMKLYIPTGEDVGKYINDKLLQIEGIERSLTTMTYKVF; from the coding sequence ATGTCCATCTGCGTTTTTGTCCAGATCCGCTGCAAACCCGGCACCACCTACAAGGTGGCCGAGGAGATTGCCCTGCGGGAAATCCATTCGGAACTCTATTCCACCAGCGGCAATTTCGACCTGCTGATGAAGCTGTATATCCCGACGGGGGAGGATGTGGGCAAATACATCAACGACAAGCTTTTGCAGATCGAAGGGATCGAGCGGTCGCTGACCACCATGACCTACAAGGTGTTCTGA
- a CDS encoding very short patch repair endonuclease: MADKLTPERRSANMAKIRAKHTKPEMLVRRMVHGMGVRYRLHRKDLPGKPDLVFGPRRKVIFVHGCFWHLHDCRDGRIPASRRDYWEPKLQRNAERDAEHAAALQAAGWQVLTVWECETKDLEALKNRLADFLRTGE, encoded by the coding sequence ATGGCCGACAAGCTGACACCCGAACGGCGCAGCGCCAATATGGCGAAGATCCGCGCCAAGCATACCAAGCCGGAAATGCTGGTGCGGCGGATGGTGCACGGAATGGGGGTCCGCTACCGGCTGCACCGCAAGGACCTGCCCGGCAAGCCCGATCTGGTATTCGGGCCGCGCCGCAAGGTGATCTTTGTGCATGGCTGTTTCTGGCATCTGCATGATTGCCGAGACGGGCGCATTCCGGCCAGCCGCCGCGATTACTGGGAGCCGAAACTCCAGCGCAATGCCGAACGCGACGCGGAGCACGCGGCGGCCTTGCAGGCGGCTGGCTGGCAGGTGCTGACGGTCTGGGAATGCGAGACCAAGGACCTTGAAGCCCTGAAAAACCGCCTCGCAGACTTCCTCAGAACCGGAGAATAA
- a CDS encoding NaeI family type II restriction endonuclease: MKLKLPDSLVLPGHPDFGTLLPLAEEITTRAGGALALEHDVPQMLRQCIDDVIMTPKTGRRAYEELEKTEKTYIGTRVEIELRALLRLRKGRLDTEILGRDVDIKHTMGGNWMIPTEAIDCACLLVAADEVRARCYLGLIVARPAYLTQGQNKDAKRSISAEGFRHILWLFKDQPYPANFWRTADEAAVQQIFAGDTGNERMAQLFRLIQRRPVPRDVVEAVAQQKDFMRRIRSDKGRGTRDLLARDGILLLSGQYDSQLIKALDLPPCAGGEFISCRVENEYHARMAAQSGHAVKWPTS, translated from the coding sequence ATGAAACTGAAACTTCCCGACAGCCTTGTGCTTCCCGGCCATCCGGACTTCGGCACCCTCCTCCCGCTGGCGGAGGAGATCACGACCCGTGCCGGCGGCGCGCTGGCGCTGGAACATGACGTGCCGCAGATGCTGCGCCAGTGCATTGATGATGTGATCATGACGCCCAAGACCGGGCGGCGCGCGTATGAAGAGCTGGAGAAAACCGAAAAGACCTATATCGGCACCCGGGTGGAGATCGAACTGCGGGCGCTCTTGCGCTTGCGCAAGGGGCGGCTGGATACCGAGATTCTGGGCCGGGATGTCGACATCAAGCACACCATGGGCGGCAACTGGATGATCCCTACCGAGGCGATTGACTGCGCCTGCCTGCTGGTCGCCGCCGATGAGGTGCGGGCGCGCTGTTACCTGGGCCTGATCGTCGCCCGGCCCGCATACCTGACCCAAGGCCAGAACAAGGACGCCAAGCGCAGCATCTCTGCCGAGGGCTTCCGACATATCCTGTGGCTGTTCAAAGATCAGCCCTACCCCGCCAACTTCTGGCGCACCGCGGATGAGGCCGCAGTCCAGCAGATCTTTGCGGGCGATACCGGAAACGAGCGCATGGCGCAGCTGTTCCGGCTGATCCAGCGCCGCCCGGTTCCGCGCGATGTGGTGGAGGCGGTGGCGCAGCAGAAGGACTTCATGCGCCGGATCCGCTCGGACAAGGGGCGCGGCACGCGGGACCTGCTGGCCCGGGACGGCATCCTGCTGCTCTCCGGCCAGTACGACAGCCAGCTTATCAAGGCGCTGGACCTGCCGCCCTGCGCCGGCGGCGAGTTCATTTCCTGCCGGGTCGAAAACGAGTATCATGCCCGCATGGCCGCACAATCCGGACATGCCGTGAAATGGCCGACAAGCTGA
- a CDS encoding peroxiredoxin-like family protein, with translation MLIPRQKTPNLTLPTLDHGAFDLSSETAERGTVICFYRGLHCPICANYLKDFEKKVPDFAERGVGSIAISTDGEERTRAMADKIEAKALRFGYGLPLSEARDWGLYISTSRGKTSIGIEEPELFAEPGLFMVTPQRTLYYGSVQTMPFVRPHFAELVAALDFAIPNNYPARGEYTGEV, from the coding sequence GTGCTGATCCCCCGCCAGAAAACCCCGAACCTGACCCTGCCGACGCTGGACCATGGTGCTTTTGATCTCTCCTCGGAGACGGCTGAGCGCGGCACCGTGATCTGCTTTTACCGGGGCCTGCACTGCCCGATCTGCGCGAATTACCTGAAGGACTTCGAAAAGAAGGTCCCGGACTTCGCAGAGCGCGGTGTCGGCTCCATTGCGATCAGCACCGACGGCGAGGAGCGCACCCGCGCCATGGCGGACAAGATCGAGGCCAAGGCGCTGCGGTTCGGCTACGGCCTGCCGCTGTCCGAAGCCCGCGACTGGGGGCTGTATATCTCCACCTCGCGCGGCAAGACCTCTATCGGGATCGAGGAACCGGAGCTGTTTGCCGAACCCGGCCTGTTCATGGTGACACCGCAGCGGACGCTGTACTATGGCTCGGTTCAGACCATGCCGTTTGTGCGCCCGCATTTCGCGGAACTGGTGGCAGCGCTGGATTTCGCGATCCCCAACAACTACCCGGCGCGCGGCGAATACACCGGTGAGGTCTGA
- the hisB gene encoding imidazoleglycerol-phosphate dehydratase HisB, translating into MRTAKVTRKTAETDISVEINLDGTGVYDNQTGVGFFDHMLDQLARHSLIDMTIRAKGDYHIDDHHTVEDTGIALGQALVQALGDKKGIRRYGECHLPMDDAQVRCALDLSARPFLIWNVTLPAQKIGTFDTELVREFFQALSTHGGITLHIDQLHGFNSHHIAEAAFKAVARALRLAVETDPRKADAIPSTKGAL; encoded by the coding sequence ATGCGTACCGCCAAAGTGACCCGCAAGACCGCGGAAACCGATATCTCGGTTGAGATCAACCTCGACGGCACCGGGGTTTATGACAACCAGACCGGCGTCGGCTTTTTCGACCACATGCTGGACCAGCTAGCGCGTCATTCGCTGATCGACATGACCATCCGCGCCAAGGGCGATTACCATATCGACGACCACCACACGGTGGAGGACACCGGCATCGCGCTGGGTCAGGCGCTGGTGCAGGCGCTGGGGGACAAGAAAGGCATCCGTCGCTATGGCGAGTGCCACCTGCCGATGGATGACGCCCAGGTGCGCTGCGCACTGGACCTGTCGGCGCGGCCTTTCCTGATCTGGAATGTGACGCTGCCGGCCCAGAAGATCGGCACCTTCGATACAGAACTGGTGCGGGAGTTTTTCCAGGCGTTGAGCACCCATGGCGGCATCACCCTGCACATCGACCAGCTGCACGGGTTCAACAGCCACCACATTGCCGAGGCGGCGTTCAAGGCTGTCGCCCGCGCGCTGCGGCTGGCGGTGGAGACCGACCCGCGCAAGGCGGATGCGATTCCGTCGACCAAGGGCGCGCTCTGA
- a CDS encoding DUF2314 domain-containing protein: protein MIRPLIFAAFAALSPAAAFAGDPIIQFEAEDPEMNAAIGSALSSMDAFLSHVLDSQGNAANGALVKVALETSYGHENIWVDQFTIASGGGMTGKLANEPNDLPGKHFGDTVEFDRSSLRDWSVFLDGKLYGNFTTRVLIPHLDADSRAQLEQVLSATPVPQDW from the coding sequence ATGATCAGGCCTCTGATTTTCGCCGCTTTCGCCGCACTTTCCCCTGCCGCCGCCTTCGCCGGGGACCCCATCATCCAGTTCGAAGCTGAAGACCCGGAAATGAACGCCGCCATCGGTTCAGCGCTAAGCTCGATGGATGCCTTCCTCAGCCATGTTCTGGATAGCCAGGGCAATGCGGCCAACGGTGCTTTGGTCAAAGTGGCGCTGGAGACAAGCTATGGCCACGAGAACATCTGGGTGGACCAGTTCACCATTGCGAGCGGTGGCGGTATGACCGGCAAGCTGGCTAATGAACCGAATGATCTGCCGGGCAAGCATTTCGGCGATACCGTGGAATTCGACCGGTCAAGCCTGCGCGACTGGAGCGTGTTTCTTGACGGAAAGCTTTACGGCAACTTCACCACTCGGGTGTTGATTCCGCATCTGGATGCAGACAGCCGGGCACAGCTTGAACAGGTTCTGTCAGCAACCCCTGTGCCTCAGGATTGGTAA